One segment of Pontibacter akesuensis DNA contains the following:
- a CDS encoding TolC family protein: MKKQITLLAAIFALWSTGYAQAPQEPMRLSLQESINYALQHRASLQAARNEEKIAKARVGEIRSAGLPQLNATVDAGDNFIQQQSFLPSEFFQNQDNPPPLGTFVPVTFAPAYTSNATITGSQLLFDGTYLIGLKAASTYTELSRKNTQRSEIEVAEQVSKAYYSVLVNSERMQLLTQNLVRLDTLLSQTSTMYENGVAEKLDVDRLSVQRNNLLVEQQKTQRLMAISENLLKFQMGLNQAQPVLLVDELAEVEIDMSQVYPQDFDYANRIEFSILETQRDLASFQVQADKAGYLPKLFLNARYGYNAASNEFRDITRTGNYLEYGFVGVQLQLPIFDGLRKHYLIQQSKLALENTKLGFETLRQSIDMELAQASTELTNALDVLDARKANMVLAEEIARVAKIKFQEGVGTNLEVVSAETDLREAQTNYYAAMYDALIAKVNLSRATGTLHSK, from the coding sequence ATGAAAAAGCAGATTACCCTGCTGGCAGCCATCTTTGCGCTTTGGAGCACCGGTTACGCGCAGGCACCACAGGAACCCATGCGGCTTAGCCTGCAGGAAAGTATAAACTATGCCCTGCAGCACCGCGCCAGCCTGCAGGCTGCCCGTAACGAGGAGAAGATAGCCAAGGCCAGGGTAGGCGAGATCCGGTCTGCGGGCTTGCCGCAGCTAAATGCCACGGTGGATGCCGGCGACAACTTTATTCAGCAGCAGAGCTTTTTACCCTCGGAGTTCTTTCAGAACCAGGACAACCCGCCCCCTCTGGGTACTTTTGTGCCGGTTACCTTTGCGCCGGCCTACACCAGCAACGCCACCATTACGGGCAGCCAGCTGCTTTTCGATGGCACCTACCTGATTGGCCTGAAAGCCGCGAGCACCTATACCGAGCTGTCGCGCAAGAACACGCAGCGGAGCGAGATCGAGGTGGCAGAGCAGGTAAGCAAAGCCTACTACAGCGTGCTGGTGAACAGCGAGCGCATGCAACTGCTCACGCAAAACTTGGTGCGCCTCGACACGCTGCTAAGCCAGACAAGCACCATGTACGAAAACGGCGTGGCCGAGAAACTGGATGTAGACCGTTTGAGCGTGCAACGCAATAACCTGCTGGTGGAGCAGCAGAAAACGCAGCGCCTGATGGCGATCAGCGAAAACCTGCTCAAGTTCCAGATGGGCCTGAACCAGGCTCAGCCGGTTTTGCTGGTGGATGAACTGGCCGAGGTGGAGATAGACATGAGCCAGGTATACCCGCAGGACTTTGACTACGCCAACCGCATTGAGTTCTCCATTCTGGAGACACAGCGCGACCTGGCTAGCTTTCAGGTGCAGGCCGACAAGGCTGGTTACCTGCCAAAGCTTTTCCTGAACGCCCGCTACGGCTACAATGCCGCCAGCAACGAGTTTCGCGATATTACCAGAACAGGCAATTACCTGGAGTATGGCTTTGTGGGCGTACAGCTGCAACTGCCCATCTTCGACGGGCTGCGCAAGCACTACCTGATCCAGCAGTCAAAGCTGGCGCTGGAGAACACCAAATTGGGGTTTGAGACGCTCCGCCAAAGTATAGACATGGAGTTGGCGCAGGCATCCACCGAGCTGACCAATGCCCTGGATGTGCTGGATGCGCGCAAGGCGAACATGGTGCTGGCAGAGGAAATTGCCCGTGTGGCCAAGATCAAGTTTCAGGAGGGCGTAGGCACCAACCTGGAAGTGGTTTCCGCCGAAACCGACTTGCGCGAGGCCCAGACCAACTATTATGCCGCCATGTACGATGCCCTGATTGCAAAAGTGAACCTGTCCAGAGCCACTGGCACCCTACATTCAAAATAA
- a CDS encoding sensor histidine kinase yields the protein MYPFRIILLYLGWTLLWVAVQTALLWSVEVPWRTALTDALLTNALLVGGGYAMGTGLRYYQPSMRQLAYLFGWSLGLAGISMLLFDFIVSRLFPADEVYLAFVEATLPVRVVFGWLMVLLVLLLNWMWFYTREWQQDEARKAATEKMVREAELHSLRQQLQPHFLFNSLNSISALVGARPEQARKMIMQLSDFLRGTLRNDDQQQVSLADELEHLELYLEIEKVRFGHRLQAAIEVQGEAMHMRLPALLLQPVVENAIKFGLYDTIGDTVISIKAIAHDHHLQLQVQNPYDPATAQPQHGTGFGLSSVQRRLYLLYARHDLLQTQQQENQFITRIKIPQKL from the coding sequence ATGTATCCGTTCCGCATCATACTTCTTTACCTGGGTTGGACCTTGCTTTGGGTGGCCGTGCAAACGGCGCTGCTGTGGTCGGTGGAGGTGCCGTGGCGCACAGCCCTGACCGATGCGCTGCTCACCAATGCGCTTCTGGTTGGTGGGGGCTACGCCATGGGCACGGGCCTGCGCTACTACCAGCCCAGTATGCGGCAATTGGCTTACCTGTTTGGCTGGAGCCTGGGGTTGGCCGGTATCAGTATGCTGCTGTTTGATTTTATTGTTAGCAGGCTGTTCCCGGCGGATGAAGTATACCTGGCGTTTGTGGAGGCCACACTGCCGGTGCGGGTGGTGTTTGGCTGGCTGATGGTGCTGTTGGTGCTGTTGCTGAACTGGATGTGGTTTTACACCCGCGAATGGCAGCAGGACGAGGCGCGGAAGGCGGCTACCGAGAAAATGGTGCGCGAGGCGGAGCTGCATTCCTTGCGCCAGCAACTGCAGCCACACTTTCTCTTCAACAGCCTCAACTCCATTTCGGCGCTGGTGGGGGCAAGGCCTGAGCAGGCGCGCAAAATGATCATGCAGCTCTCCGACTTTCTGCGCGGCACCCTGCGCAATGACGACCAGCAGCAGGTAAGTCTGGCTGATGAGCTGGAGCACCTGGAGCTATACTTGGAAATTGAAAAAGTGCGCTTCGGGCATCGCTTACAAGCTGCCATTGAGGTGCAGGGTGAAGCCATGCACATGCGCCTGCCAGCCCTTTTACTACAGCCCGTGGTGGAGAACGCGATTAAGTTCGGCCTCTACGATACCATCGGCGATACTGTAATAAGTATAAAGGCAATTGCCCATGATCACCACCTGCAACTGCAGGTACAAAACCCTTACGACCCCGCCACCGCGCAACCGCAGCACGGCACTGGCTTCGGCCTTAGCTCGGTGCAGCGCCGCCTATACTTGCTCTACGCCCGCCACGACCTGCTGCAGACCCAGCAGCAGGAAAACCAGTTTATCACGCGCATTAAAATCCCACAGAAACTATGA
- a CDS encoding efflux RND transporter permease subunit: protein MKQFKPTSWSIDNKTSIYIITIIITLAGIFSYINLQKENFPDIVIPTVMVATVYPGTSPSDMENLVTRPIEKELKALNGVKDVTSNSVQDFSIITVEFNTDVEVAVAKQQVKDAVDKARADLPTDLDQEPNVQEVNFSEMPIMYINVAGNYSLDQLKQYAEDLQDRIEGFPEITRVDMVGALEKEVQVNVDMYKMQAAQVTFNDIANAIARENITVSGGNVTVGEAKRSVRVVGQYVDPEKIGNIVLQSVAGASIRLNDIAEVKEGFEEQESYARLGNQPVITLNVIKRSGENLIEASDKIQDAVAEMQGTTLPDDLNITVTGDQSKMTRHTLNDLINTIIIGFALVTLVLMFFMGTTNAIFVGLSVPISMFVAFILFGMTGYSLNMIVLFAFLLALGIVVDDAIVVIENTHRIFQHSDLPIDKAAKVAAGEVFIPVLAGTLTTIAPFFPLLFWPGVVGEFMYFLPITLIVTLVSSLLVAFVINPVFAVSFMKKHDTPTRGSRGSKGFWIFIGICTAIAVVGYIAGWYGTANLLMLVVVLVLLNKYVFTGLINSFQNNVLPRFMSGYERLLRWMLVGWRPIGVFVGIFLLLIFSVALTAMFPPKVEFFPSGDPNFVYTYINMPIGTDQAVTDSVTKVVERRVASVIGLNNPNVESVISNVAIGAGDQNDRATTPQSHKGKVTVAFVEYKDREGDVSTGQYLTQIREAVKGIPGAEITVEKEQSGPPVGKPISVEIAGEDFEGLINLSKQVEQYIDQQGIAGIEGLKSDLEDSKPEIVVSIDRERANREGISTGQIGQEVRTAIFGREASKFKLDEEEYPIQVRYAAPYRDNIDALLDMRITYRDMNSGQVRQIPLSSLASIDYSTSYGGIKRKDLKRVVTLESNVLDGYNANEVVQQIEESLQDFEAPEGYEIRMGGEQEEQQETGQFLALALVAAFCIIFLILVTQFNSVSKPFIILSEVLFSIIGVLLGFTIFGMDMSIVMTGVGIVALAGIVVKNGILIVEFTDVLLAEGQGLKEAIVEAGKTRLNPVLLTATATILGLIPLAIGLNLNFYTLFTEFEAGFFLGGDSVAFWGPLAWTIIFGLSFATLVTLLVVPVMYLLNEKLKDRLIAKRKRGHVALQDEHHVNGKVREYTI, encoded by the coding sequence ATGAAACAGTTTAAGCCAACCAGTTGGTCCATCGATAACAAGACCAGTATCTACATCATCACCATCATTATCACGTTGGCGGGTATTTTCTCTTACATCAACTTACAGAAAGAGAATTTCCCCGACATTGTGATACCGACCGTGATGGTGGCGACCGTTTACCCGGGCACCTCTCCGTCAGACATGGAGAACCTGGTGACGCGGCCCATTGAGAAGGAGCTTAAAGCACTGAACGGGGTGAAGGATGTTACCTCCAACTCGGTGCAGGATTTCTCAATAATCACCGTGGAGTTTAACACTGATGTGGAGGTGGCAGTGGCAAAGCAGCAGGTAAAAGACGCTGTGGACAAAGCCCGCGCCGACCTGCCAACCGACCTGGACCAGGAGCCAAACGTGCAGGAGGTAAACTTCTCTGAAATGCCGATCATGTACATCAACGTGGCCGGTAACTATAGCCTGGACCAACTGAAGCAGTATGCCGAGGACCTGCAGGATCGTATCGAAGGCTTCCCGGAGATTACGCGCGTGGACATGGTGGGTGCCCTGGAAAAAGAGGTGCAGGTAAACGTGGACATGTATAAAATGCAGGCCGCCCAGGTTACCTTTAACGACATTGCCAACGCCATTGCCCGGGAGAACATCACCGTGTCAGGCGGTAACGTAACGGTGGGCGAGGCCAAGCGTTCGGTGCGCGTGGTGGGCCAGTATGTGGATCCTGAAAAGATCGGAAACATTGTGCTACAGTCGGTGGCCGGCGCCAGCATCAGGCTAAACGATATTGCCGAGGTGAAAGAGGGCTTTGAGGAGCAGGAAAGCTATGCGCGCCTGGGCAACCAGCCGGTTATCACCCTCAACGTGATCAAGCGCAGCGGCGAGAACCTGATTGAGGCCTCTGATAAAATACAGGATGCGGTGGCGGAGATGCAGGGAACCACGCTGCCAGATGATCTGAATATTACCGTTACCGGCGACCAGTCGAAGATGACGCGCCATACGTTGAACGACCTGATCAACACCATCATTATCGGCTTTGCGCTGGTTACCCTGGTGCTGATGTTCTTCATGGGAACCACCAACGCGATTTTCGTGGGCCTTTCGGTACCAATCTCCATGTTCGTGGCTTTCATCCTTTTCGGCATGACGGGCTACTCGCTTAACATGATCGTGCTTTTCGCGTTCCTGCTGGCCCTGGGTATTGTGGTGGATGATGCCATTGTGGTAATTGAGAACACACACCGCATCTTCCAGCACTCCGATCTGCCTATAGACAAAGCGGCAAAAGTGGCGGCCGGCGAGGTATTCATTCCGGTACTGGCGGGTACGCTCACCACTATCGCGCCGTTCTTTCCGCTGCTTTTCTGGCCGGGTGTGGTGGGGGAGTTTATGTACTTCCTGCCGATCACGCTCATTGTAACGCTGGTGTCGTCGCTGCTGGTAGCCTTCGTAATCAACCCGGTTTTTGCGGTGTCCTTCATGAAAAAGCACGATACGCCAACAAGGGGATCGCGTGGCAGCAAGGGCTTCTGGATCTTTATAGGTATCTGCACGGCCATTGCTGTGGTAGGGTACATTGCCGGGTGGTACGGTACCGCTAACCTGCTCATGCTGGTAGTGGTGCTGGTGCTGCTGAACAAGTATGTGTTTACGGGGTTGATCAACAGCTTTCAGAATAACGTACTGCCGCGCTTCATGTCGGGCTACGAAAGGCTGCTGCGCTGGATGCTGGTAGGCTGGCGCCCGATAGGCGTGTTCGTGGGTATCTTTTTGTTGCTGATTTTCTCTGTTGCGCTGACGGCTATGTTCCCGCCAAAGGTGGAGTTCTTCCCGAGCGGCGATCCGAACTTCGTTTATACATACATCAACATGCCGATTGGTACCGACCAGGCCGTAACGGACTCGGTGACGAAGGTGGTGGAGCGCCGGGTGGCGAGTGTGATCGGGCTGAATAACCCGAATGTGGAGTCGGTGATTTCGAACGTGGCCATTGGCGCCGGCGATCAAAATGACCGTGCCACCACCCCACAATCTCACAAAGGGAAGGTTACCGTTGCCTTTGTTGAGTATAAAGACAGGGAGGGCGATGTATCAACCGGCCAGTACCTGACGCAAATACGTGAGGCTGTGAAGGGTATACCTGGCGCGGAGATCACAGTGGAGAAAGAACAGAGCGGTCCGCCGGTGGGCAAACCGATTTCTGTGGAAATTGCCGGAGAAGATTTTGAAGGCTTGATCAACCTTTCGAAGCAAGTGGAACAGTACATCGACCAGCAGGGGATTGCCGGCATCGAGGGCCTGAAATCAGACCTGGAGGACAGCAAGCCTGAGATCGTGGTGAGCATAGACCGGGAGCGCGCCAATCGGGAAGGTATTTCCACGGGCCAGATAGGCCAGGAGGTGCGCACGGCGATCTTCGGAAGGGAGGCATCGAAGTTTAAGCTGGATGAGGAGGAGTACCCGATACAGGTGCGGTACGCCGCGCCTTACCGCGACAATATCGACGCGCTGCTGGACATGCGCATCACCTACCGCGACATGAACTCGGGGCAGGTGCGGCAGATTCCGCTCTCGTCGCTGGCTTCTATCGATTACTCCACCTCCTATGGCGGCATCAAGCGCAAGGACCTAAAACGGGTGGTAACGCTGGAGTCGAACGTGCTGGATGGCTACAACGCCAACGAGGTGGTGCAGCAGATAGAGGAGTCGCTGCAGGATTTTGAGGCCCCTGAAGGATATGAGATACGAATGGGCGGCGAACAGGAGGAGCAGCAGGAAACAGGGCAGTTCCTGGCGCTGGCGCTGGTGGCGGCTTTCTGTATCATCTTCCTAATCCTGGTGACGCAGTTTAACTCAGTGTCGAAGCCGTTCATCATCCTGTCGGAGGTGCTGTTCTCGATTATCGGGGTGCTGCTGGGCTTCACTATCTTTGGCATGGACATGTCCATCGTCATGACGGGTGTGGGCATTGTGGCGCTGGCCGGCATTGTGGTGAAGAACGGTATACTTATTGTGGAATTTACGGATGTGCTGCTGGCGGAAGGCCAGGGCCTGAAAGAGGCGATCGTAGAGGCGGGCAAAACGCGCCTGAACCCGGTGTTGCTCACGGCCACGGCCACCATACTTGGCCTGATTCCGTTGGCGATTGGCTTAAACCTTAACTTCTATACCTTGTTTACCGAGTTTGAGGCAGGTTTCTTCCTGGGCGGCGACAGTGTGGCTTTTTGGGGGCCACTGGCCTGGACCATCATCTTTGGCCTGAGTTTTGCCACCCTGGTTACGCTGCTGGTGGTGCCGGTGATGTACCTGCTGAATGAGAAG
- a CDS encoding efflux RND transporter periplasmic adaptor subunit, which yields MKRIIAISSMAVLLGFAACDGAQDKEAQLKDLKAQQTDLQEQIAALEAELKAEGKTVATQKKTVPVSVAALEQDTFRHYLEVQGRVDFDQNVFVSSRVPGVLTAVRVQRGDRVSKGQTMATIDAQVLEQNIAELRTRLELARIAYEKQQNLWNQKIGTEMQYLTAKNNKEALERSLGALQQQRDQYNVKAPISGVVDEVVPNAGEAVAPGVGIIRVVNLQGGKIVAEVSEAYQAKINKGDQAVVYFPDLDKEVETTVEVVSNFINPTSRTFTVELRPKNEKSITLRPNMVAVVRIQDYKNEDVLVLPVNLVQKDERAKYVYVAQKEGNGYVARRKEVETGQSYGGQVEVLSGLTPSDKVITAGYLGVNEGQPVVFAETSLTQN from the coding sequence ATGAAACGAATCATAGCAATCTCTTCCATGGCTGTACTGCTGGGCTTTGCGGCCTGCGATGGCGCTCAAGACAAGGAAGCACAGTTAAAAGACCTTAAGGCGCAGCAAACCGACCTGCAGGAGCAGATCGCGGCGCTGGAGGCTGAGCTGAAAGCAGAGGGGAAAACCGTAGCTACACAGAAGAAAACCGTGCCGGTGTCGGTGGCGGCGCTGGAGCAGGATACCTTCCGCCATTACCTGGAGGTGCAGGGCAGGGTTGATTTTGACCAGAACGTGTTTGTGAGCTCGCGTGTGCCGGGAGTCCTGACAGCCGTGCGCGTGCAGCGCGGTGATCGGGTATCGAAGGGGCAGACGATGGCCACCATTGATGCGCAGGTGCTGGAGCAGAACATTGCCGAGCTGCGCACCCGCCTGGAGCTGGCCCGCATCGCCTATGAAAAGCAGCAGAACCTTTGGAACCAGAAGATCGGCACCGAAATGCAGTACCTGACGGCCAAGAACAACAAAGAGGCGCTGGAGCGCAGCCTGGGAGCCCTGCAGCAGCAGCGCGATCAGTACAACGTGAAAGCGCCGATCAGCGGTGTGGTGGATGAGGTGGTACCGAATGCAGGGGAGGCTGTGGCACCGGGCGTGGGTATTATCCGGGTGGTAAACCTGCAGGGAGGCAAAATTGTGGCCGAGGTGTCAGAGGCGTACCAGGCCAAAATAAATAAAGGCGACCAGGCCGTGGTATACTTCCCTGACCTGGATAAAGAAGTGGAGACAACTGTGGAGGTGGTGAGCAATTTCATCAACCCGACCAGCCGCACCTTCACTGTGGAGCTGCGCCCGAAAAACGAGAAAAGCATTACGCTGCGCCCCAACATGGTGGCTGTGGTGCGCATTCAGGATTATAAGAACGAGGATGTGCTGGTGCTGCCGGTAAACCTGGTGCAGAAAGATGAGCGCGCCAAGTATGTGTACGTGGCCCAGAAAGAAGGAAACGGCTATGTGGCCCGCCGCAAAGAAGTTGAGACAGGCCAAAGCTACGGCGGACAGGTAGAGGTGCTAAGCGGCCTTACGCCGAGCGACAAAGTGATTACCGCAGGTTACCTGGGTGTGAACGAGGGGCAGCCGGTGGTGTTTGCCGAAACCAGCCTTACTCAGAATTAG
- a CDS encoding TetR/AcrR family transcriptional regulator: METAEKTEAKDKILQAAFEMFCQRGIKSVSMDDIAQHLSMSKKTLYKWFRNKDQVIYEAIEGFLGSVQQDCECFIETSGNAIEELFQIVDLSKRVFSNMHPSIFYDLQKYHPDSWNLWMQHKNAYILEKVRENILRGMKEGLFRRDLDVEVMARMRLVLIELPFNQLVFPPHQYDARRVQLAVLEHYMLGIATLKGHKLINELKHITEEE, from the coding sequence ATGGAAACAGCAGAGAAAACAGAAGCAAAAGACAAGATACTGCAGGCAGCCTTCGAAATGTTTTGCCAACGCGGTATTAAAAGCGTGTCGATGGACGACATCGCGCAGCATCTCTCCATGTCGAAGAAAACCCTCTACAAATGGTTTCGGAACAAGGACCAGGTGATATACGAGGCCATAGAGGGTTTCTTAGGGAGCGTGCAGCAGGATTGCGAGTGCTTCATCGAAACATCCGGCAATGCCATCGAGGAGCTATTCCAGATAGTGGACCTGTCAAAGCGGGTTTTCTCGAACATGCACCCTTCCATCTTCTATGATCTGCAGAAATACCACCCGGACAGCTGGAACCTGTGGATGCAGCACAAGAACGCCTATATCCTGGAGAAGGTGCGGGAAAACATTCTGCGGGGTATGAAAGAGGGGCTCTTTCGGCGCGACCTGGATGTGGAGGTGATGGCTCGTATGCGCCTTGTCCTGATCGAGCTGCCCTTTAACCAACTGGTTTTCCCGCCGCACCAGTACGATGCCAGGCGCGTGCAGCTGGCCGTGCTGGAGCACTACATGCTGGGCATCGCCACCCTGAAAGGCCACAAGCTGATAAATGAACTGAAGCACATAACGGAAGAAGAATAA
- a CDS encoding LiaF transmembrane domain-containing protein, with protein MENQDQTPNSNYGGNWDSPRRGNSGKVLAGLLLVAVGVVLLVAKLNIFFLPYWVFSWEMLLIVLGLFLGFRHNFQKPGWIVLVLIGSIFLLDDLLEGFDVHVYFWPIMLIGVGLWVMLKPRRDYPRRFRQKREPVASGAAGAAGAAPGPMSSSSFSTGHTSDRGNNSSEEVVDVTAILGGIKKNIISKNFMGGEVVSVFGGTELNLTQADIQRPVVLEATQIFGGTTLIIPPHWEVKSEMVAILGGIDDKRPILSSGYDPSKVLIIKGTTLFGGLQIKSY; from the coding sequence ATGGAAAATCAAGATCAAACCCCAAACAGCAACTACGGTGGCAACTGGGATAGCCCGCGCCGGGGCAACAGCGGGAAAGTACTGGCCGGCCTGCTTCTGGTGGCAGTCGGCGTGGTGCTACTTGTGGCAAAGCTCAATATTTTTTTCCTGCCTTACTGGGTGTTCTCCTGGGAGATGCTGCTGATTGTGCTGGGTCTGTTCCTGGGTTTCCGGCACAATTTCCAGAAGCCCGGCTGGATCGTGCTGGTGCTGATCGGCTCTATTTTCCTGCTGGATGACTTGCTGGAGGGGTTTGACGTGCACGTGTACTTCTGGCCGATCATGCTGATTGGTGTAGGGTTGTGGGTGATGCTAAAGCCCCGTCGGGACTATCCCCGGCGTTTCAGGCAGAAGAGGGAGCCGGTAGCGTCAGGTGCGGCAGGAGCAGCAGGAGCAGCTCCAGGGCCAATGTCTAGCAGCAGCTTCAGCACAGGCCATACTTCAGACAGAGGCAATAACTCTTCAGAGGAAGTGGTGGACGTAACGGCCATACTTGGCGGCATCAAAAAGAACATTATCTCCAAGAATTTCATGGGTGGCGAAGTGGTGAGTGTGTTCGGAGGAACCGAGCTGAACCTGACCCAGGCCGATATACAGCGCCCTGTGGTATTGGAAGCCACGCAGATATTCGGGGGTACCACGCTCATTATTCCGCCGCATTGGGAAGTGAAATCAGAGATGGTGGCCATACTTGGCGGCATCGACGACAAGCGGCCCATACTTTCCAGCGGCTACGACCCCAGCAAGGTGCTCATTATAAAAGGCACCACGCTGTTTGGCGGATTGCAAATCAAGAGCTACTAA
- the pheS gene encoding phenylalanine--tRNA ligase subunit alpha: protein MVENIQHVAQEIEAAPLTNAAELEQFRIAYIGRKGRIADLFDNLKQVAPEQRREVGQQLNTLKNRAQERFDQAQEQLANSNDTAGDTGFDFTLPTIPNTLGTRHPLSLVRQEIVRIFERIGFNVAEGPEMEDDWHNFSALNFPENHPAREMQDTFFLSEDKERLLRTHTSTVQVRLMENNQPPLRSIMPGRVYRNEAISARAHMVFHQVEGLYVNKGVSFKDLKETLYYFAKEMFGQDTQIRFRPSFFPFTEPSAEIDITCFICKGEGCNICKGSGWVEIGGSGMVDPAVLQSSGIDPEVYSGFAFGMGIERITMLKYQIKDLRLFTENDVRFLRQFEGVI, encoded by the coding sequence ATGGTGGAGAACATACAACACGTAGCACAAGAGATTGAAGCAGCACCGCTGACCAACGCTGCCGAGCTGGAGCAATTCCGCATTGCCTATATCGGCCGCAAAGGCCGAATTGCAGATTTGTTTGATAACCTGAAGCAAGTGGCGCCGGAGCAGCGCCGCGAGGTTGGCCAGCAGCTGAATACGCTGAAGAACCGGGCCCAGGAGCGCTTCGACCAGGCGCAGGAGCAGCTGGCTAATTCTAACGATACAGCAGGAGACACAGGGTTTGATTTTACACTGCCAACTATACCAAATACGCTCGGCACACGCCACCCGCTTTCGCTCGTGCGCCAGGAGATTGTGCGCATCTTTGAGCGCATCGGTTTCAATGTAGCGGAGGGTCCTGAGATGGAGGACGACTGGCACAACTTCTCTGCCCTTAACTTCCCGGAGAACCACCCAGCCCGCGAGATGCAGGATACCTTCTTTTTAAGCGAGGACAAGGAGCGGTTGCTTCGCACTCATACTTCCACGGTGCAGGTGCGTTTGATGGAAAACAACCAGCCACCGCTGCGCAGCATTATGCCGGGCCGCGTGTACCGCAACGAGGCTATTTCGGCGCGCGCGCACATGGTGTTTCACCAGGTAGAGGGCCTGTACGTGAACAAGGGCGTGAGCTTTAAGGACCTGAAGGAAACACTCTATTACTTTGCCAAGGAGATGTTCGGGCAGGACACACAGATCCGTTTCCGTCCGTCTTTCTTCCCCTTCACCGAGCCAAGCGCCGAAATTGACATTACCTGCTTTATCTGCAAGGGCGAGGGCTGTAACATCTGCAAAGGCAGCGGCTGGGTAGAGATTGGCGGCTCCGGTATGGTAGACCCTGCCGTGCTCCAAAGCTCCGGCATCGACCCGGAAGTATACTCTGGCTTCGCCTTCGGAATGGGCATTGAGCGCATCACCATGTTGAAGTACCAGATAAAGGACCTACGCCTCTTCACCGAAAACGATGTGCGTTTCCTGCGCCAGTTTGAAGGGGTAATTTAG
- a CDS encoding LytR/AlgR family response regulator transcription factor, with translation MMKCLIIDDEPLARSIVAEYLQRHTEIEVVQECGDGFAGVKAIMQHQPDLIFLDIQMPKINGFEMLELVEQAPGVIFTTAFDEYALKAFEANAVDYLLKPFSQERFDAALKKWLEKRSINAAATKVTDLNEVPAKQPEEQQRIVVKAANDIRIIPVHDVLYLEAYDDYVKVHTNSGLFLKKKTMSYYERVLDPKQFVRVHRSYIIPLTQLTRIEPLEKDSHIALLKNGTRVPLSRTGYSKLRAVLGI, from the coding sequence ATGATGAAGTGTTTAATAATTGACGATGAGCCCCTGGCCCGCAGCATCGTGGCCGAGTACCTGCAGCGCCATACCGAAATAGAGGTGGTGCAGGAATGCGGCGACGGTTTTGCCGGTGTGAAAGCCATTATGCAGCACCAGCCCGACCTGATTTTCCTCGATATCCAGATGCCCAAAATAAACGGCTTTGAAATGCTGGAACTGGTGGAGCAGGCGCCGGGCGTCATCTTCACCACCGCCTTTGATGAATATGCGCTAAAGGCCTTTGAGGCCAACGCCGTAGACTACCTGCTCAAACCATTCAGCCAGGAGCGTTTTGATGCCGCCCTGAAGAAGTGGCTGGAGAAGCGAAGTATAAATGCCGCCGCTACCAAAGTCACAGACTTGAACGAAGTGCCGGCCAAGCAGCCCGAGGAGCAGCAGCGCATCGTGGTAAAGGCCGCCAACGACATCCGCATCATCCCGGTGCATGACGTGCTGTACCTGGAGGCCTACGATGACTACGTGAAGGTGCACACCAACAGCGGCCTCTTCCTCAAAAAGAAAACCATGAGCTACTATGAGCGCGTGCTGGACCCGAAGCAGTTCGTGCGCGTGCACCGCTCCTACATCATCCCCCTCACCCAACTCACCCGCATCGAACCCCTGGAAAAAGACAGCCACATAGCGCTGCTCAAAAACGGAACGCGCGTGCCCCTAAGCCGGACCGGATACAGCAAGCTTAGAGCCGTGCTGGGTATATAA